The genomic interval ATATAGAAACTCAATTGATTAATTGTTTCCAGAAGTTTTATTTTGAAGGTATCCCATTCATTTGAAAATTCATATAATTGTAAAAATAGTAGGTAAAAGAGACTAACAGTAATTATAAAAATGCTGGATAATGTAATACATATGGCAATAACTTTGTTAATTCCTATTTTTTCCATCCTTTTGCATATTGGATAAAGTATAAAAGAAATCAATAATGAAAAGCTTAATGGAATAAAAAGTAACTTTCCAAAATACAATACTAAAGATAATAGTACAATATATTGCAGGACTTCAAGTGTAGAGTATTTTTTACTGGATAGGTTTGGTTTCTCAGTTAATGACATCATAAATTTAGAAGCTTAATTGTTAATAGATTGAATAACATTTTAGAGTCCTAAATATAGATTAAACGATAGCAATAAAGTTTAGTCTCTAAAGGTTATGGTAAATTTTGCGCCTTCATTTAATTTACTGTCAACATTAATTTTACCCCCCAGATTATTGATATGGTTATAAACTAAATAAAGTCCAATACCATTGCTATCTGTATTGTTGCTAAACTTTTGATGTAAGCCGAAAATTTTATTTCCGACTTTTTTCATATTAAAACCAATGCCATTATCCGTAATAATTAATTGCTTTTGACCATCAATCATTTTAGTATAAATAGATATAATAGGTAAAACATCAGGTTTTGAGTATTTAATAGAGTTTGTAATCAAATTTAAAAAAACGCTTTTTAAATATATTTTATTAAAACTAATATTTTCAAGTTCAGAAAAATCAATATTGATCGTAGTTTTTGAATTAGAAATTAGTGAACTAATTGAATAAAGTACTTCTTCTAATACTTCTTCTAAATTTAGATATTCAAGTGAAGCACTACTTTTATTTCGCTCATTAAAAATAGATATGTATTCATTTAATGAATCTCGTAAATTGTGAGAAGTTTCTTTTATAATAGAAATGTACTCTAAAGTATCAGGGTCTTTTATTTTATTAGTATCTAGCAACTCAAATATTGAAATTAAATTATTCACAGGCGATCTTAAATCGTGTGTTGCAGTATAAGTTAATTGTTTAAAGTCATTATTGATTTGAGTAAGTTTTGCTAAATGATAATTGCGTTCTTCCTCAAGTTTCTTTTTATAAGTAATGTTTTTACCAACAGCGTAAATTAATTTTTCATTTTCTAAAGGGGTTGAAGTCCAAAGTAACCATACCAGTTTACCGCTTTTAGTTTGGTATCGATTTTCAAAATCGATTAAAGGATTTCTTTCCCTAAGTGAGTTTCTAGCTGATTTAGTTTGAGTTTTGTCTTCATGATAAACAAAATCATTGATAGGCCTTGATAATAATTCATCTTTCGAATATTCGAGTAATTTACAAACAGCAGGATTAATTTTTTTAAAATACCCATCATATCCAGCAATGCATAACAAATCTAGTGAATGATTAAAAAAATCTTCAAATTTAGCGTCTGCGTTAAAATTGTTGTTTGATGCATTATTAATAATGCGCATCATTTTTCTCATCCTCATTCTCTATAATTTTT from Flavobacterium ovatum carries:
- a CDS encoding PAS domain-containing sensor histidine kinase encodes the protein MRMRKMMRIINNASNNNFNADAKFEDFFNHSLDLLCIAGYDGYFKKINPAVCKLLEYSKDELLSRPINDFVYHEDKTQTKSARNSLRERNPLIDFENRYQTKSGKLVWLLWTSTPLENEKLIYAVGKNITYKKKLEEERNYHLAKLTQINNDFKQLTYTATHDLRSPVNNLISIFELLDTNKIKDPDTLEYISIIKETSHNLRDSLNEYISIFNERNKSSASLEYLNLEEVLEEVLYSISSLISNSKTTINIDFSELENISFNKIYLKSVFLNLITNSIKYSKPDVLPIISIYTKMIDGQKQLIITDNGIGFNMKKVGNKIFGLHQKFSNNTDSNGIGLYLVYNHINNLGGKINVDSKLNEGAKFTITFRD